One window of the Candidatus Tisiphia endosymbiont of Sialis lutaria genome contains the following:
- a CDS encoding diacylglycerol/polyprenol kinase family protein translates to MQTKIFKFEIQRKTFHLYSLIIPLFYLFSSKLIITTLLFLLTACVLYVDIARNYNLYIKKFTDRFLRKFMRPEEQSGLFRLSGSSFMAIGFFLTALLFSKGLAISSWLILIIADCLAALVGTKIGKPLENGKSLEGSIAFLISAIFISMLVYFFIGYHTSFTVIIISSVVTTIGEFYAKDLLINDNLLIPLTYCFSTIIFTFILGL, encoded by the coding sequence ATGCAAACTAAAATATTTAAATTTGAGATACAACGCAAAACCTTCCATTTATACAGCTTGATTATACCACTATTTTATTTATTTTCATCTAAATTAATTATTACTACACTATTATTTTTACTTACTGCCTGTGTATTATATGTAGATATTGCCAGGAACTACAATTTATATATTAAAAAATTCACAGATAGATTTCTTAGAAAGTTTATGAGACCCGAGGAACAGAGCGGTTTATTCAGGCTAAGTGGTAGTAGTTTTATGGCAATTGGATTTTTTTTGACAGCTCTTTTATTTTCAAAAGGTTTAGCGATTTCGTCTTGGTTGATATTGATAATAGCTGATTGTCTTGCGGCATTAGTTGGTACTAAAATAGGTAAGCCTCTAGAAAATGGTAAGTCACTGGAAGGTTCTATTGCTTTTCTAATTTCTGCAATTTTTATTAGCATGTTGGTGTATTTTTTCATCGGTTATCATACTAGTTTTACTGTTATCATAATTAGTTCTGTAGTTACTACTATTGGTGAATTTTATGCAAAAGATTTATTGATCAACGATAATTTATTAATACCTCTTACTTACTGCTTTTCTACGATTATATTCACCTTTATTTTAGGTTTATGA
- the dnaG gene encoding DNA primase, translated as MRIPLEFYELLRTRINLSDIVRQKVVLTKKSGNYLGLCPFHVEKSPSFTVNDAKRFYYCFGCTVHGDVIKFVASLNGLSYKEAAIKLANDYGIELPKLTVEQQKLHEESDELLDILGMAERFFTSQLSQEVCNYLRDRGISKEAIKEFSIGFAPPAKELQKFFEKKSISLKKLQKAGLVGKGNDGTMYEIFYNRIIFPIRNIYNKVIGFGGRVIGNGLPKYLNSPETILFQKNETLYGENNAISVAYKKNHSILVEGYLDVIALHQAGFKETVASLGTAVTENHLQKLWRAGDEIALCLDGDMAGIKATQRVINLVLPLINGNKKISFVMLPGGSDPNDIINKDWAGGFAKIFDKRINLSEMIWRSEYEGKSFVTPEDKAILEKNLEDYCKQIKDRTLSHNYYRYFKEQIWQNLIKRQSKGGVRNSNVIFSAPDYSEIEMLEQVFCMMLVKFPEIVNKQEIKDFLLTLNFQNKMLEDFRDWYFAEIISNDMLDHENIIDLAEKAGFYETFSLLSKSNNLFLDLSFNKNDIDSDLLWQWLHKKHHLVLLKQEYSSIIQNGTDEELKKAMLYREEIMRVSKELYNLNESFTN; from the coding sequence ATGAGAATTCCATTAGAATTTTATGAACTTCTTAGAACCCGGATTAATTTATCAGATATTGTTCGGCAAAAAGTAGTTTTAACTAAAAAATCTGGGAATTACTTGGGTCTATGTCCTTTTCATGTTGAAAAATCTCCATCATTTACTGTGAATGACGCCAAGAGGTTCTATTACTGTTTTGGCTGCACTGTTCATGGAGATGTTATAAAATTTGTTGCTAGCCTTAACGGTTTATCTTACAAAGAAGCAGCTATTAAACTTGCCAATGATTATGGCATTGAATTGCCTAAATTAACCGTAGAGCAACAAAAATTGCATGAAGAATCGGATGAACTACTTGATATCTTAGGGATGGCAGAAAGGTTTTTTACCTCACAATTGTCACAAGAAGTATGTAATTATTTACGTGACCGCGGTATTAGTAAAGAGGCAATTAAGGAATTTTCTATTGGTTTTGCTCCTCCGGCTAAGGAATTGCAGAAGTTTTTTGAAAAAAAATCAATATCTTTGAAAAAACTTCAAAAAGCAGGCTTAGTGGGCAAGGGAAATGATGGTACAATGTATGAGATATTTTATAACCGGATAATTTTTCCGATTAGGAATATTTATAACAAGGTAATTGGGTTCGGAGGACGAGTAATTGGTAATGGATTGCCTAAATATTTAAATTCTCCGGAAACCATATTATTTCAGAAAAATGAAACATTATATGGAGAGAATAATGCGATTAGTGTTGCTTATAAGAAAAACCATTCAATCTTGGTTGAGGGGTACTTAGATGTTATTGCCTTGCATCAGGCTGGTTTTAAAGAGACAGTAGCAAGTCTTGGTACTGCGGTTACAGAGAATCATTTGCAGAAATTATGGCGTGCCGGAGATGAAATAGCACTTTGTTTAGATGGTGATATGGCGGGGATAAAAGCTACTCAGCGAGTAATTAACCTAGTATTGCCGTTGATAAATGGTAATAAGAAAATTTCCTTTGTGATGTTACCTGGCGGCAGTGATCCTAATGATATTATCAATAAAGATTGGGCAGGGGGCTTTGCCAAAATTTTTGATAAAAGGATTAATCTATCCGAAATGATTTGGCGTTCCGAATATGAAGGTAAGAGTTTTGTAACCCCGGAAGATAAAGCTATTTTGGAAAAGAATCTTGAAGATTATTGTAAGCAAATAAAAGATAGGACTCTTAGCCATAATTACTATAGATATTTTAAAGAGCAAATATGGCAAAATTTAATTAAACGTCAAAGTAAGGGAGGGGTAAGAAATTCAAATGTAATATTTTCAGCTCCTGACTATTCGGAAATTGAGATGTTAGAACAAGTTTTTTGTATGATGTTAGTAAAGTTTCCAGAGATAGTTAACAAGCAAGAAATAAAGGATTTTTTATTAACGTTAAATTTTCAAAACAAAATGCTTGAAGATTTTCGTGATTGGTATTTTGCAGAGATTATTAGCAATGATATGTTAGATCATGAGAATATTATTGATTTGGCAGAAAAAGCTGGATTTTATGAGACTTTTTCGCTATTGTCAAAATCTAATAATCTATTTCTAGATTTATCATTTAACAAGAATGATATAGATTCTGACTTGCTTTGGCAATGGTTGCATAAGAAACATCACCTAGTACTATTAAAACAAGAATATAGTTCCATTATTCAAAATGGAACGGATGAAGAATTGAAAAAAGCTATGCTATACCGAGAAGAAATTATGAGGGTCTCTAAAGAACTTTATAATCTAAACGAATCTTTTACTAATTGA
- the rpoD gene encoding RNA polymerase sigma factor RpoD: MTEVKKNIDEKGEAVDNLVKSAKAKGKAVTYYDINKVIPITNNISVNDLEKVISKFSEAGVDIIEGDEDEIKLDINVDEEFKLSNNVDSEPEDDSEEENIGSTDDPVRLYLRDMGGVGLFSREAEIEVAQDIEEGKEIMVKSLCENPISMKFFIKWHEDLANEKILLRDLIDLEANMVHEYCGNSEENHNNDLESDHEEHEEASNLSIATIELQLLPAVVKRMEKIAKLSEELLVEAKKHYARYPQPKGLQDNKKYAKNLQLIIVEISAIHFHSKRTEEILNRIYSLNKELVHKEGNFLKLAEKYGVTRQSFLSEYMGAVIDENWKRQMQKNKNANWRNFLAKESDVTDQMISELRSMEVISGLPIIEFKKLVHTIQKGERQVLRAKKAMIEANLRLVISIAKKYANRGLQFLDLIQEGNIGLMKAVDKFEYRRGYKFSTYATWWIRQAITRAIADQARTIRIPVHMIETINKIIRTSRQMLNELGYEPTPAEIAARLSMPVDKVRKVMKIAKEPISLENPVGDDDGSYLGDFIEDKNAILPLDAAIQSNLREVTTRVLATLTPREERVLRMRFGIGMNTDHTLEEVGQQFNVTRERIRQIESKALRKLKHPTRSKKLSSFRGGSRKQNNSSESAFGG, encoded by the coding sequence ATGACAGAAGTGAAAAAGAATATAGATGAAAAAGGCGAAGCAGTTGATAACTTAGTTAAATCAGCCAAAGCAAAAGGTAAGGCAGTTACTTATTATGATATAAATAAAGTTATTCCAATCACTAATAATATATCAGTAAATGATCTAGAAAAGGTAATATCAAAGTTTTCTGAGGCTGGAGTTGATATTATAGAAGGCGATGAAGATGAGATTAAACTTGATATTAATGTAGATGAAGAATTTAAACTATCTAATAATGTTGATAGTGAGCCTGAGGATGACAGTGAAGAAGAAAATATAGGCTCAACCGATGATCCAGTAAGATTATATTTACGAGATATGGGTGGAGTAGGGCTCTTTTCTCGTGAGGCTGAAATAGAAGTAGCTCAAGATATTGAGGAAGGCAAAGAGATAATGGTTAAATCACTTTGTGAAAATCCAATATCGATGAAATTCTTTATTAAATGGCATGAGGATTTAGCTAATGAAAAAATCTTACTTCGAGATTTGATTGATTTAGAAGCTAATATGGTTCACGAATATTGTGGTAATTCTGAAGAAAATCATAATAACGATCTGGAATCAGACCATGAAGAGCATGAAGAAGCTAGTAATTTATCAATAGCTACTATTGAATTACAGTTATTACCTGCTGTTGTCAAGCGTATGGAAAAAATTGCTAAACTTTCTGAGGAGTTGTTAGTTGAAGCAAAAAAACATTATGCACGTTATCCTCAACCTAAGGGGTTGCAAGATAACAAAAAATATGCCAAGAATTTACAATTAATAATTGTTGAAATTTCTGCTATCCATTTTCACTCTAAAAGAACGGAGGAAATTCTTAATAGAATATATAGTCTGAATAAAGAATTAGTGCATAAAGAAGGAAATTTTCTTAAATTAGCTGAAAAATATGGCGTAACTCGTCAATCTTTCCTAAGTGAATATATGGGAGCAGTAATTGATGAGAATTGGAAAAGGCAAATGCAAAAAAATAAAAATGCTAATTGGAGGAACTTCCTTGCTAAAGAATCTGATGTCACGGATCAAATGATTAGCGAATTAAGAAGCATGGAAGTGATTAGCGGTTTGCCAATTATTGAATTTAAAAAATTAGTGCATACCATACAAAAAGGTGAAAGACAGGTTCTTCGGGCAAAAAAGGCTATGATAGAAGCTAATCTTCGTCTAGTTATCTCGATTGCTAAAAAATATGCAAATCGTGGATTGCAGTTTTTAGATTTAATTCAGGAAGGAAATATTGGGTTAATGAAGGCAGTTGATAAATTTGAGTATCGTCGGGGGTATAAATTTTCTACTTATGCTACTTGGTGGATTAGACAAGCTATTACTAGAGCTATTGCTGATCAAGCTAGAACCATACGTATTCCTGTGCATATGATTGAGACCATTAATAAAATTATCCGTACTTCTAGGCAGATGTTGAATGAGTTAGGTTATGAACCAACTCCAGCAGAAATTGCCGCTCGCCTTTCTATGCCAGTTGATAAAGTACGTAAAGTGATGAAGATAGCTAAAGAACCAATTAGCTTGGAAAATCCAGTAGGCGATGATGATGGTAGCTATTTGGGAGACTTTATTGAAGATAAAAATGCTATATTACCACTTGATGCGGCAATTCAATCGAACTTACGGGAGGTCACAACTAGAGTATTAGCAACCCTTACTCCTCGTGAAGAAAGAGTTCTAAGAATGAGATTCGGTATAGGGATGAATACTGATCATACATTGGAAGAAGTAGGGCAGCAATTCAACGTTACTAGGGAACGTATTAGACAAATAGAGTCCAAAGCACTACGTAAATTGAAACATCCAACTAGATCTAAAAAACTTAGTAGCTTTCGTGGTGGTTCTAGAAAGCAAAATAATTCTTCTGAATCTGCTTTTGGTGGATAA
- a CDS encoding helix-turn-helix domain-containing protein, which translates to MVNLQTKLNSLMIQKNINAVEIEKKTGISRNTVYSILYGSSKNPSASNLQLIAKALDVNLEALIVDSEINLEVLTVEQMKIFSKATSITINMLIEKNLNFSFTNLTALIKEIYEYALKKQSVDSTFVDWMIEKYHKP; encoded by the coding sequence ATGGTAAACTTACAGACCAAACTTAACTCATTAATGATTCAAAAAAATATTAATGCTGTAGAAATAGAAAAGAAAACTGGAATAAGTAGAAATACTGTTTATAGCATTTTGTATGGTAGCTCAAAAAATCCTAGTGCTAGTAATTTGCAATTAATTGCCAAAGCCTTAGATGTTAATTTGGAAGCTCTTATTGTTGACAGTGAAATAAACCTTGAGGTGCTAACTGTTGAGCAGATGAAAATCTTTAGCAAGGCTACTAGTATAACAATTAATATGTTAATTGAAAAAAATTTAAACTTTTCATTTACTAATCTTACAGCCCTAATAAAAGAAATATATGAATATGCTCTGAAAAAACAGTCTGTTGATAGTACATTTGTAGATTGGATGATTGAGAAATATCACAAACCTTAA
- a CDS encoding Rpn family recombination-promoting nuclease/putative transposase has protein sequence MQKYLDPTNDSLFKKIFSDLERLKEFLNSILDLPEKHRIKEINFLSLEHLPRIHQGKRSVFDLKVKDESDHWYIIEMQKRNETDYLKRLQYYSAHSYVQQLTEGVTHNDLLPIVVISLMKSKIFAEEVPYISFHKTIETTTKKQQHIFDISYVFIELKKFKDIKQPLLSIADEWLHLFKYATKENTPPVGIKSSKVLEAYHVIEMHGLTPAEYDLYVRCKLQEDAEDIVLEESFKEGEAKGKAEGIKENAIVIAKKMLKEGYPMEDISKLTELTIEEIKKLKEE, from the coding sequence ATGCAAAAATATTTAGACCCAACAAATGATAGTCTATTTAAGAAAATCTTTAGTGATCTGGAGAGGCTAAAAGAATTTCTTAATAGTATTCTTGATTTACCTGAAAAGCATAGAATTAAGGAAATCAACTTTCTTTCATTAGAACACCTACCTAGAATTCATCAAGGTAAGAGAAGTGTATTTGATTTGAAAGTTAAAGATGAGTCAGATCATTGGTACATTATCGAGATGCAGAAAAGAAATGAAACCGATTATTTAAAAAGATTACAATATTATTCTGCTCATTCATATGTTCAACAACTTACAGAAGGGGTGACTCACAATGATTTATTACCGATAGTAGTAATATCATTAATGAAATCAAAAATATTTGCTGAAGAAGTACCATATATAAGTTTTCATAAAACTATTGAGACAACAACTAAGAAACAGCAACACATATTTGATATATCGTATGTCTTTATAGAGCTTAAAAAATTTAAAGATATTAAGCAACCATTATTGAGTATTGCCGATGAGTGGTTACATCTATTTAAATATGCAACAAAAGAAAATACCCCCCCTGTAGGAATTAAAAGTAGTAAGGTATTAGAAGCTTACCATGTTATCGAGATGCATGGACTAACACCAGCAGAATACGACTTATATGTAAGATGCAAATTGCAGGAAGATGCGGAAGATATTGTTTTAGAAGAAAGCTTTAAAGAAGGTGAAGCTAAAGGCAAAGCTGAAGGTATTAAAGAAAACGCTATAGTTATAGCAAAGAAAATGCTGAAAGAAGGCTATCCTATGGAAGATATAAGTAAATTAACCGAACTAACCATTGAAGAAATAAAGAAGTTAAAAGAAGAATAG
- a CDS encoding sulfatase-like hydrolase/transferase: protein MIKTLFNFPIVRIYLIFQFITRVLLSSYALWQQQITISDLVSIFVIGTLNDLISLCYFLPIILLLIIGFHKLLARHKLLYLSCCFIGYFCTIALLIFITIAEIIFWDEFGVRFNFIAVDYLIYTNEIIGTVKESLPYIEILLAIIVIALLINFYLRKYIINQASTIINSKKYILCTIMLFFFSLLAFYFYNPNKIDINSNKYAIELAENGHYQFFSAFFNNSLDYNSFYPVIDKKRALDIVRNSLSKNEELYSDDSTIARYIKANSSNNKKYNIIFITVESLSSEFMGKFGNQQNITPNLDRLAEQSIFFTNLYAVGTRTVRGLEAITLSVPPTPGSSIIRRPENQSLFNIATIFRNQGYVTNFLFGGYSYFDNLQNYFHGNGYNIIDRGNLKSNEISFANIWGVADEDILIKALELADQNYHQGKAFFSLIMTTSNHRPYTFTEGRIDLLSGSGRNAAVKYTDYAIGRFLELAKTHPWFDNTIFVITADHCASSAGKTDLPINKYHIPLLIYAPNILKPQIVDNLSSQIDIAPTILGLLNFSYNSKFFGQDILNTPANRAFISTYQLLGFMKDNHLIILRPQEQPKTYKLVDEDIVNSGEFGARSDGATPITNRRALSDNVPNFSSIDYKIEIDNIPRLVEEAISFYQIAYDLYIHGEMRE, encoded by the coding sequence ATGATAAAAACATTGTTCAATTTTCCTATTGTTAGAATTTATCTAATATTTCAGTTTATTACCCGCGTCCTATTAAGCTCATACGCTTTATGGCAACAACAAATAACCATATCTGATCTAGTGTCAATTTTTGTTATTGGTACTCTTAATGATCTAATATCTCTTTGTTATTTTTTACCGATAATTTTACTGCTGATCATTGGCTTCCATAAATTATTGGCTCGGCATAAATTGTTGTATTTAAGCTGTTGCTTTATTGGTTATTTCTGTACTATTGCTCTATTAATATTTATTACCATTGCCGAGATTATTTTTTGGGATGAGTTCGGTGTTAGATTTAATTTTATTGCGGTAGATTATTTAATTTATACCAATGAAATTATTGGTACTGTAAAAGAATCTTTGCCCTATATAGAAATATTACTAGCTATTATAGTGATTGCACTATTGATTAATTTTTACTTGAGAAAATATATAATTAATCAAGCAAGTACTATAATAAATAGTAAGAAATATATTCTCTGCACGATAATGCTATTTTTCTTTAGCCTACTGGCTTTTTATTTTTATAACCCTAATAAAATTGATATAAATTCTAATAAATATGCTATCGAACTTGCTGAAAATGGTCATTATCAGTTTTTCTCTGCCTTTTTTAATAATAGTTTGGATTATAATAGTTTTTATCCAGTAATTGATAAAAAACGGGCTTTAGATATTGTTCGCAACAGTTTATCAAAAAATGAAGAACTATACTCAGATGACTCTACTATAGCACGTTATATCAAAGCTAATTCTTCTAATAATAAAAAATATAATATTATATTTATTACCGTAGAAAGTCTTAGTAGCGAATTCATGGGTAAATTTGGCAATCAACAAAATATTACACCAAATTTAGATAGATTAGCTGAGCAAAGCATATTTTTTACCAATCTATATGCAGTAGGCACTAGAACAGTAAGAGGTTTAGAGGCTATTACTTTATCAGTACCACCAACTCCTGGTTCATCCATTATCCGCCGCCCTGAGAATCAGTCACTATTTAATATAGCTACTATTTTTAGGAATCAAGGCTATGTTACTAATTTCCTATTTGGTGGCTATAGCTACTTTGATAATTTACAAAATTATTTTCACGGTAATGGTTATAACATAATTGATCGAGGCAATCTAAAATCCAATGAGATAAGTTTTGCTAATATTTGGGGAGTAGCGGATGAGGATATACTAATAAAAGCACTGGAGTTAGCTGATCAAAATTACCATCAAGGCAAAGCCTTTTTCTCATTAATTATGACTACCTCTAATCATCGCCCTTATACTTTCACCGAAGGTAGAATTGATTTGCTGTCTGGTAGTGGGCGTAATGCAGCAGTTAAATACACCGACTATGCTATTGGTAGGTTTCTTGAATTAGCCAAAACTCACCCCTGGTTTGATAATACTATCTTTGTTATCACGGCTGACCATTGTGCGTCAAGTGCTGGTAAAACTGATTTACCAATTAATAAATATCACATACCTCTATTAATATATGCTCCTAATATATTAAAACCACAGATAGTTGATAATTTATCAAGTCAAATTGATATTGCCCCTACTATTTTGGGATTATTAAATTTTTCATATAATAGTAAATTTTTTGGTCAAGATATATTAAATACGCCGGCAAACAGGGCTTTTATCAGTACTTACCAATTGCTTGGGTTTATGAAGGATAATCATTTAATTATCTTACGCCCACAGGAGCAACCAAAAACTTATAAATTAGTTGATGAAGATATAGTCAATTCAGGAGAATTTGGGGCTAGGAGCGATGGAGCGACGCCTATAACTAATAGGCGAGCATTGAGCGACAACGTCCCCAACTTCTCATCAATTGACTATAAAATAGAGATTGATAATATTCCTCGTCTAGTAGAAGAAGCTATTAGTTTTTATCAGATAGCTTATGATTTATATATTCATGGTGAAATGAGGGAATAG
- a CDS encoding ComEC/Rec2 family competence protein, with protein MILRNYKLTLNFFTSILEQEYHHLNLWYFVSFICGIGTYFTLSKEPSFISILTIFTISLSLLILRNNIFGRFISGIIIAFFCGMLVGKYRVSNLHVSTINNPIISRVSGIVESMKPTTHGMQVILYQVKIQKLKQVLQKVRISMPAKYAQKININDNISLVARLYKPQSSILPGGYDFGFYAYLADINATGYALSPLKIIAHSDLYTNSFVYKIKKNIYNRLIQILGSIKGNFAAAILLGESKAIDRKLMKEMRQSGISHILCVSGLHLSLVAMLFFISTRFLLNLSNYIAYNYDIKLIAAICSLIGSYGYLQLSGMQIAATRAFIMTAIFIYAVMIGRKPYPLRSLAIAAFVILSMNPEYIFHPSFQLSFVAVLGLNYRNGAKAN; from the coding sequence ATGATCCTGAGAAACTACAAATTAACTCTTAATTTTTTCACAAGCATTTTAGAACAAGAATATCACCATCTCAATCTTTGGTATTTTGTTAGTTTCATTTGTGGTATTGGTACTTATTTTACCTTAAGTAAGGAACCTTCTTTTATATCTATTCTAACTATTTTCACAATTTCCTTATCGCTACTAATTTTAAGAAACAATATATTTGGGCGATTTATTTCGGGAATAATTATCGCCTTTTTTTGTGGTATGCTAGTTGGCAAATATCGCGTATCAAATTTACATGTTAGTACTATTAACAATCCAATAATCTCAAGAGTAAGCGGTATCGTAGAATCGATGAAACCAACTACTCATGGTATGCAGGTTATATTATATCAAGTAAAAATTCAGAAACTTAAACAAGTTTTACAAAAAGTCAGAATAAGTATGCCGGCAAAATATGCCCAAAAAATTAATATTAACGATAATATTAGCCTAGTGGCAAGGCTTTATAAACCACAAAGCAGTATTCTGCCGGGTGGTTATGATTTTGGCTTTTATGCATATTTAGCGGATATTAATGCTACTGGCTATGCACTGTCCCCCCTTAAAATTATAGCACATAGTGATCTTTACACTAATAGTTTTGTCTATAAAATTAAAAAAAATATTTACAACCGCCTGATTCAAATACTTGGTTCTATAAAAGGTAATTTCGCTGCTGCAATATTACTAGGTGAAAGCAAAGCCATCGATCGAAAATTAATGAAAGAAATGAGACAAAGCGGTATATCCCATATACTTTGCGTTTCCGGCTTACATTTATCATTGGTAGCGATGCTGTTTTTTATATCCACCAGATTCTTGTTAAATTTATCAAACTATATTGCTTATAATTATGACATAAAGTTAATTGCAGCAATTTGTTCTTTAATAGGAAGCTATGGTTATTTGCAACTAAGTGGCATGCAAATTGCTGCTACCAGAGCCTTCATTATGACAGCAATCTTTATTTATGCGGTTATGATAGGACGCAAGCCATACCCTCTAAGGTCATTAGCAATTGCGGCGTTCGTCATATTATCAATGAATCCAGAATATATATTTCACCCAAGCTTCCAATTATCTTTTGTCGCAGTATTAGGGTTAAATTACAGAAACGGGGCAAAAGCGAACTAG
- a CDS encoding IS1634 family transposase — MFVRVKKSATRNVNAVQLVEGIRDPITNKVKQRVVRHIGSASDQEEITKLIELAEFIKVEITSSTQPNLIPDKDIVSMAMSSRQRCEKEQIQPQPIDDISNLRSQGSTIIGIHEVYGKIYDQLGFNKILPNPAREVSSINIIRNVVLARIANPTSKRETVNLLVNNYGVDLKLDSVYKTMDKIDDKVVEKIEQCALLSSQKLFKEKIDVLFYDATTLYFESFTEDELKSKGFSKDHKFNEVQVMLSIFVTNNGIPIGYEIFPGATYEGHTLLKALDSLKGRFAIDKVVFVADSGMLNNENLALLEQAGYQYIVGAKIKNMTKDITAKILNSDDYQPLTVDAEEYKGKIIELAEKGRKLIMSYSSKRAYKDAQDREQALKKLMKKMNRSKGVKSLISASGYKKYLIINNNDKFAVNEQKIEEDSKWDGLHGVISNLENVDIAYILSRYKGLWQIEETFRVSKHDIKIRPIYHWSPSRIKAHIALCFMALVCIRHLEYRVNLQSIKLSPERLRKALIGVEITSVVHIKDKRVFGIPSPVSDEAKIIYKAMNLPISTIPYLISSGE, encoded by the coding sequence ATGTTCGTTAGAGTCAAAAAATCTGCTACCCGTAATGTTAACGCTGTTCAACTAGTAGAAGGGATACGCGATCCCATAACTAATAAAGTAAAACAACGGGTTGTTCGACATATTGGCAGTGCATCAGACCAAGAAGAAATAACTAAATTAATAGAGCTTGCTGAATTCATTAAGGTTGAAATCACTAGTAGCACTCAACCTAATCTTATCCCAGACAAGGATATAGTATCGATGGCGATGTCATCTAGACAGCGGTGCGAGAAAGAACAAATACAACCACAACCTATTGATGATATCAGCAATTTACGTAGTCAAGGAAGCACTATCATTGGCATTCATGAGGTGTATGGAAAAATTTATGACCAACTTGGTTTTAATAAAATCTTACCCAATCCTGCCAGGGAAGTGTCGAGCATAAACATAATACGCAATGTTGTTTTAGCTCGTATTGCTAACCCAACTAGTAAGCGTGAAACAGTCAATTTATTGGTCAATAATTATGGAGTAGATTTAAAGCTTGATTCGGTATACAAAACTATGGATAAAATAGATGATAAGGTGGTTGAGAAAATCGAGCAGTGTGCTTTACTTAGCAGTCAAAAGTTGTTTAAAGAAAAAATCGATGTACTATTTTATGATGCAACTACTCTTTATTTTGAATCATTTACTGAAGATGAGTTGAAGAGTAAGGGGTTTAGTAAAGATCATAAATTCAATGAAGTACAGGTAATGCTGAGCATTTTTGTTACTAATAATGGTATTCCAATCGGTTATGAGATATTTCCTGGAGCGACCTATGAAGGTCATACTTTATTGAAAGCTTTAGATAGCTTGAAAGGCAGGTTTGCTATTGATAAAGTAGTGTTTGTAGCAGACAGCGGTATGTTGAATAATGAAAATTTAGCTCTATTAGAACAAGCTGGCTATCAATATATAGTAGGTGCCAAAATTAAGAATATGACTAAGGATATTACAGCTAAAATCTTAAATAGTGATGATTATCAGCCATTAACCGTTGATGCAGAAGAATATAAGGGAAAAATAATTGAACTAGCTGAAAAGGGTCGCAAACTGATTATGAGCTATAGTAGCAAAAGGGCTTATAAAGATGCTCAAGATAGAGAGCAAGCATTGAAGAAATTAATGAAAAAAATGAACAGAAGTAAAGGAGTTAAGTCGTTAATTTCTGCTAGTGGTTATAAAAAATATTTAATAATTAATAATAATGATAAGTTTGCAGTAAACGAGCAAAAGATAGAGGAAGATAGCAAATGGGACGGTTTGCATGGAGTTATTAGTAACCTAGAAAATGTTGATATAGCGTATATATTGTCTCGTTATAAAGGATTGTGGCAAATTGAAGAAACATTTAGAGTTAGTAAACACGATATTAAGATTAGACCAATTTATCATTGGAGTCCTAGTAGAATCAAGGCACATATTGCTTTATGTTTTATGGCGTTAGTATGTATCAGGCATTTAGAATATCGGGTAAATTTACAGTCAATTAAACTATCACCGGAACGATTACGTAAAGCACTAATTGGGGTGGAAATTACCAGTGTAGTACACATTAAAGATAAAAGAGTATTTGGCATTCCATCCCCGGTATCAGATGAGGCAAAGATTATTTATAAGGCAATGAATTTACCGATTAGCACTATTCCTTATTTAATATCATCAGGAGAGTAA
- a CDS encoding transposase: MRKNQDKTLPTFNGWRRKHMIGAINLVNLQLVSTENPKINGEQVVNFLQRLEEENSDKEKIYLICDNASYQFRTIF, from the coding sequence ATAAGAAAGAACCAAGATAAAACCTTACCAACATTCAATGGCTGGAGAAGAAAGCACATGATTGGTGCTATTAACCTAGTTAATTTACAGTTAGTAAGCACAGAGAACCCCAAAATAAATGGGGAGCAGGTAGTTAATTTCCTACAGAGATTGGAAGAGGAGAATAGTGACAAGGAAAAAATATATTTAATCTGTGATAATGCTAGTTACCAATTTCGAACAATTTTCTGA